In Aminobacterium sp. MB27-C1, a single genomic region encodes these proteins:
- a CDS encoding methylmalonyl-CoA mutase, giving the protein MEQRKKYEAKVEKVLEKRPERRKEFHTGGNLHLKRVYDPSDLKDFNYVQDLNYPGEYPFTRGVQPTLYRGRLWTMRQYAGFGNAEESNERYRYLLSQGTTGLSVAFDLPTQIGYDSDHPMAQGECGKVGVAIDSLADMEVLFNEIPLDKVSTSMTINAPASVLLAMYICVGEKQGVPANQLAGTIQNDILKEYIARGTYIFPPKPSMRLITDIFEFCSKNVPKWNTISISGYHIREAGSTAAQEIAFTLADGIAYVEAAKKKGLDPNVFGKRLSFFFNAHNDFLEEVAKYRAARRMWAQIMKERFGVTDQKAQTLRFHTQTGGSTLTAQQPENNIVRVTLQALAAVLGGTQSLHTNSMDEALALPSEKSVGIALKTQQIIAYESGVANTIDPLAGSYVIESLTNEIQQKAEEYINQIDDMGGMLVAIEKGYVQKHIQDAAYAYQRAIETNDAIVVGVNKFQIEENNKDMKLLKVDETVGERQIKNLKKMKENRDNIKVHDTLEAIRKAARDESQNMMPLIIDAVRNYATEGEICGILREEFGEYTENIIL; this is encoded by the coding sequence ATGGAACAAAGAAAAAAATATGAAGCAAAAGTAGAAAAAGTATTGGAAAAACGGCCAGAACGCCGAAAGGAATTCCACACAGGTGGAAATTTACATTTGAAGAGGGTTTATGACCCCTCTGATCTTAAAGATTTTAACTATGTACAAGATCTCAACTATCCTGGCGAATATCCTTTTACACGAGGTGTTCAGCCCACGTTATACCGAGGACGCCTTTGGACAATGCGTCAGTATGCCGGTTTTGGAAATGCTGAAGAATCAAATGAAAGATATCGGTATCTTCTTTCACAGGGAACAACAGGACTTTCAGTAGCTTTTGATTTGCCCACACAGATCGGCTATGATTCTGACCATCCTATGGCTCAGGGAGAATGCGGAAAAGTAGGAGTGGCCATTGATAGCCTTGCCGATATGGAAGTTTTATTCAATGAAATTCCTTTAGACAAAGTGTCTACTTCCATGACAATCAACGCTCCAGCAAGCGTGCTTCTTGCTATGTATATTTGCGTTGGGGAAAAACAAGGAGTTCCTGCAAACCAATTAGCTGGAACCATTCAAAATGATATTTTGAAGGAGTATATAGCTAGAGGAACATATATATTCCCACCTAAGCCATCCATGCGTCTTATTACGGACATCTTCGAATTCTGCAGTAAAAATGTTCCTAAATGGAATACTATTTCAATTTCCGGGTATCACATCCGAGAAGCAGGTAGTACAGCAGCACAAGAAATAGCCTTTACGTTGGCAGACGGTATTGCCTATGTTGAGGCAGCAAAGAAAAAGGGACTTGATCCTAACGTATTCGGAAAACGTCTTTCCTTCTTCTTCAACGCTCATAATGATTTCCTCGAAGAAGTGGCAAAATACCGAGCTGCACGGAGAATGTGGGCTCAAATTATGAAAGAACGTTTTGGCGTTACTGATCAAAAAGCTCAGACCCTTCGTTTCCATACTCAAACAGGTGGGTCAACCCTTACAGCACAACAGCCCGAAAACAACATAGTACGAGTAACGTTACAGGCTCTTGCTGCAGTATTAGGTGGTACCCAGTCGCTACATACCAATAGTATGGATGAAGCATTGGCACTGCCCTCTGAAAAGAGCGTAGGCATAGCATTGAAAACACAGCAAATCATTGCCTATGAATCAGGCGTGGCCAATACTATTGATCCTCTTGCAGGCAGCTATGTCATTGAAAGTCTGACAAATGAAATTCAACAGAAAGCTGAAGAATATATTAATCAAATTGATGATATGGGTGGAATGCTTGTTGCCATAGAAAAAGGATATGTGCAAAAACATATACAGGATGCAGCATATGCATATCAAAGAGCTATCGAAACAAACGACGCTATTGTCGTAGGTGTAAACAAGTTCCAGATTGAAGAAAACAACAAAGATATGAAACTTCTCAAAGTCGACGAAACTGTGGGAGAGCGCCAAATTAAAAATCTGAAGAAAATGAAAGAAAATCGCGATAATATCAAAGTTCATGACACATTAGAAGCTATACGTAAAGCCGCACGCGATGAATCTCAAAATATGATGCCCCTTATTATTGATGCTGTTCGAAATTATGCTACTGAGGGTGAAATTTGCGGGATTCTGAGGGAAGAATTTGGAGAATATACGGAAAATATCATTTTGTAA
- a CDS encoding cobalamin B12-binding domain-containing protein has product MAEKKIRVVIAKPGLDGHDRGAKVVARALRDAGMEVIYTGLRQTPEQIVDTAIQEDADAIGISILSGAHSFYFSKIISLLKDNNASDIIVFGGGVIPESDIPSLLEMGAGAIFGPGTPTSVCAKWLEKAVAEKRQKETV; this is encoded by the coding sequence ATGGCTGAGAAAAAAATCCGAGTTGTAATAGCAAAACCAGGCCTTGATGGTCATGATAGGGGCGCAAAAGTAGTTGCAAGAGCCCTTCGTGATGCCGGCATGGAAGTTATCTATACAGGCCTCCGCCAAACCCCTGAACAGATTGTCGATACGGCAATCCAGGAAGACGCTGACGCTATAGGTATTAGCATTCTCTCAGGAGCACATAGTTTCTATTTCTCAAAGATTATTAGCCTCTTAAAAGATAATAACGCTAGTGACATTATTGTTTTTGGAGGAGGCGTCATACCTGAAAGTGATATCCCATCTCTTTTGGAAATGGGGGCCGGAGCAATTTTTGGACCTGGCACTCCAACTTCTGTGTGTGCTAAATGGCTTGAAAAAGCTGTAGCTGAAAAAAGGCAGAAAGAGACTGTTTAG
- the meaB gene encoding methylmalonyl Co-A mutase-associated GTPase MeaB — MSLLAEKALHGDIRALARIISLVENEAPETEEIMKYLYPHTGKALVIGITGSPGAGKSTLVDKLISEFRKKDKSVGIIAVDPSSPFSGGAILADRIRMQRHANDKDVFIRSMGTRGSLGGVSRSTREAVKILDACGKDVILIETVGVGQSEIDIVKLADTVCLVLVPGMGDDIQIMKAGIMEIADVFVVNKADRPGAEKIVAEVKLMLDLIGKTAWYPPINMTVAEKGDGVAELVEGIEKHHEFLKESAQGLRKQKNKVVEEVREILSRDIAKKVEKAWQNQGTNEHIEAILEKETDPYTVAHAILHDVVKNEG; from the coding sequence GTGAGCTTGCTTGCAGAAAAAGCTTTACATGGTGATATCAGGGCTTTAGCCAGAATAATCTCTCTCGTTGAAAACGAAGCACCAGAAACCGAAGAGATTATGAAGTATCTATATCCCCATACAGGCAAGGCGCTTGTCATAGGGATAACGGGCAGTCCAGGTGCAGGGAAAAGCACTTTAGTTGACAAACTAATATCCGAATTTAGGAAAAAGGACAAGTCAGTTGGAATTATTGCAGTTGATCCATCAAGTCCCTTTAGCGGGGGAGCCATACTTGCAGACCGAATTCGTATGCAACGCCATGCCAATGATAAAGATGTTTTTATCCGCAGCATGGGAACACGTGGTTCTCTTGGTGGTGTCAGCCGCAGTACAAGGGAAGCTGTTAAAATTCTTGATGCCTGTGGGAAAGATGTTATTCTGATAGAAACAGTAGGTGTGGGACAATCAGAAATAGACATCGTCAAATTGGCAGATACTGTTTGTTTGGTACTTGTCCCCGGCATGGGTGATGATATTCAAATTATGAAAGCTGGCATTATGGAGATTGCTGATGTTTTTGTCGTTAATAAAGCAGATCGGCCAGGTGCCGAAAAGATAGTGGCAGAAGTCAAACTTATGCTTGATCTTATTGGTAAAACAGCGTGGTACCCACCTATCAATATGACCGTAGCTGAAAAGGGAGACGGGGTAGCTGAACTTGTAGAAGGCATCGAAAAACATCACGAATTCCTTAAAGAGAGTGCTCAAGGCTTAAGAAAACAAAAAAACAAAGTGGTTGAAGAAGTAAGAGAAATCCTCAGTCGTGATATTGCTAAAAAAGTTGAAAAAGCCTGGCAAAACCAAGGGACTAATGAACACATCGAAGCCATACTTGAAAAAGAGACAGACCCCTATACCGTTGCACATGCAATATTACACGACGTTGTAAAAAATGAAGGATAG